Below is a genomic region from Terriglobales bacterium.
ACGACGGTGGACGAAGCCAAGGCCGCCTTGGCCAAGTACCAGGCGGTTCAGTGGACCGCCCAGGCCGACCTGAACCGCGTCTTGCCGCTGGCGGCGGCCAACGCGGTCAGCCAGAGGGATAAGGATAACGCCATCGGCCTCGTGCAGGCCGCGGAGGCCCAGGTGCTGGGGGCCCAGGCGCAGGTGCGCAAGGCCGAGATCGACCTGGGTTTCACGAAGATCGCCTCCCCGATCGACGGCATCGCCGGTGCGGCTATGGCCCAGATCGGCAATCTCGTCGGAACTCCCCAGGCGCGCGAGCTGACCACGGTGTCTACCGTGAACCCCATCAAGATCAACGTGCCCATCAGCGAGCGCGAATATCTGGAGGCGATGGGGAGGTACAAGCAGGAAATAAAGACGGAGGCTGATAAGATAACATTCGATTTGATCCTGGCCGACGGAAGCACGTGGCCGCAAAAGGGAACCTTTTTCTTCGCCGATCGCCAGGTGAACCCGCGGACCGGGACGATCATGGTGGCCATTCTCTTCCCCAACCCCAACAACATCCTGCGGCCGGGGCAGTTCGCCAAGGTGCGTGCCCTTATCGCCATGGAGAAAGGCGCCCTGCTCGTGCCCCAGCGCGCGGTCGATGACCTTCAAGGCAGCTATCAGGTGGCGGTGGTGGATGCCGACAATACGGTGAAGATTACAAACGTGAAGGTCGGCGAGCGACTCGGGGAGCTGTGGGTGATTCGCGAGGGTCTCAAACCCGGAGACCGGGTGGTGGCTGAAGGCACCCAGAAGGTACGCAACGGGGTCAAGGTTAGCCCCAAGCCGTTTGCCCCTCAGCAGGTGCCGGAGGTCTCCAAAGCCGCTTCCTGACAATTTTACGACACTATTCGTTCCCACTCCTGAAAGGTAGTCTCTTATGGCAAAGTTTTTCATCAACCGGCCCGTCGTGGCGATAGTCATTTCCATCCTCATGGTGATCGTCGGCTTCGTTGCCTTGGCCCGGCTGCCCATTGCGCAGTATCCGGAGATCGCCCCACCCGAGATCCTCCTCTCGGCGACCTACCCCGGGGCCGACGCGCTGACGCTCGAGCAGTCGGTTGCGACGCCCATCGAGCAGCAGATGAGCGGCGTCGACAACATGATCTACATGTACTCGCTCAGTCAGGCCAGCGCCGGGCAGATGCATCTGCGGGTGGACTTCGATATCACCACCGACCCGAGCTACGACCAGGTGCTCACCAACCTGAGATATACGCAGGCCGCTTCGCAGCTCCCCCCCGACGTCGTCAACCAGGGAGTGACGGTCAAAAAGTCCGTGACGAGCCCGATGGGGCTGTTCGTGCTGTACTCGCCAAAGGGCACCTACGACGCGCTGTTCCTCAGCAACTACGCCTATGTCAATATCAACGACCCGCTGACGCGCGTCCCCGGCGTCGGCCAGGTGCAGATCTACGGCGCCGACAAGTACGCCGTCCGGCTCTGGGTCAATCCCGACATTCTGGG
It encodes:
- a CDS encoding efflux RND transporter periplasmic adaptor subunit, which encodes MKAKLVLVLAGSLLAFSPSGCKEDQKAAVSPPPPEIEVAEVLQRDAPVYKEWIATTDGFENATILAQVQGYLIKRNYKEGDFVKKGAMLFEIDPRPFQTTVDEAKAALAKYQAVQWTAQADLNRVLPLAAANAVSQRDKDNAIGLVQAAEAQVLGAQAQVRKAEIDLGFTKIASPIDGIAGAAMAQIGNLVGTPQARELTTVSTVNPIKINVPISEREYLEAMGRYKQEIKTEADKITFDLILADGSTWPQKGTFFFADRQVNPRTGTIMVAILFPNPNNILRPGQFAKVRALIAMEKGALLVPQRAVDDLQGSYQVAVVDADNTVKITNVKVGERLGELWVIREGLKPGDRVVAEGTQKVRNGVKVSPKPFAPQQVPEVSKAAS